In Ostrea edulis chromosome 4, xbOstEdul1.1, whole genome shotgun sequence, a single window of DNA contains:
- the LOC125667969 gene encoding actin-related protein 2/3 complex subunit 1A-like isoform X2, whose translation MSAHSFGVIPITCHAWNGKGSEIAISRSDQNIEIYKKSPSGYDLTATLSEHGQRVTGIDWDPKNNRIVTSGADRNAYVWEFRDGNWKPCLVILRINRAATCVKWSPNGDKFAVGSGSRLISICYFEEENHWWVSKHIKKPIRSTVTCLDWHPNNVLIAAGSSDFKARIFSAYIKEIESKPTATCWGAKMPFANCMFEVSNGGGGWVQGVSFSANGDLLAFVGHDSSISVVNGANQQQLAVLKGSYLPMMSLTWVGANSIVTAGHDCLPKLFKYSDGNVTFVNDLDIPKEKETGTMSAMNRFRNLDKKATAEGTTDLKTKHQNTITQVSIYSGTKDNCSKFSTTGKDGQMIVWDVKSLESSIAGLRIS comes from the exons ATGTCTGCTCACAGCTTTGGGGTAATTCCAATAACCTGCCATGCATGGAACGGAAAAGGTTCAG AAATAGCAATATCCAGGAGTGaccaaaatattgaaatttacaaaaagtcaCCCTCTGGATATGATTTGACTGCTACTCTGTCTGAGCATGGTCAGAGAGTTACAGGAATAGACTGGGATCCCAAGAACAATAGAATTGTCACCAGTGGTGCT GATAGAAATGCTTATGTGTGGGAGTTTCGAGATGGTAACTGGAAGCCTTGCTTGGTTATTCTGAGAATCAACCGGGCTGCCACCTGTGTCAAGTGGTCACCAAATG GAGACAAATTTGCAGTTGGCAGTGGCTCCAGGCTGATTTCCATTTGttattttgaagaagaaaatcaTTGGTGGGTCAGCAAACACATCAAGAAACCTATCAGATCGACTGTAACCTG TTTAGACTGGCATCCAAACAATGTGTTGATCGCTGCAGGATCTTCAGATTTTAAAGCAAG gATCTTCTCTGCTTATATCAAGGAAATTGAAAGCAAACCAACAGCAACCTGCTGGGGGGCCAAAATGCCTTTTGCAAACTGCATGTTTGAGGTTTCCAATGGAGGAG gtgGATGGGTCCAAGGTGTTTCTTTCTCAGCAAATGGTGACCTGTTGGCTTTTGTGGGTCACGATTCCAGCATCAGTGTGGTCAATGGAGCCAACCAACAACA ATTAGCTGTACTGAAGGGATCCTATCTTCCTATGATGAGTCTAACATGGGTGGGAGCCAACAGTATTGTGACTGCA GGCCATGACTGTCTcccaaaattgttcaaatacaGTGATGGGAATGTGACCTTTGTCAATGACCTTGACATTCCAAAGGAGAAGGAGACTGGGACAATGAG TGCCATGAACCGTTTCCGAAACCTGGACAAGAAGGCAACAGCGGAGGGCACCACTGACTTAAAAACGAAGCACCAAAATACAATCAC GCAAGTGTCTATTTACTCAGGAACTAAAGACAACTGCAGCAAGTTTTCCACTACAGGAAAAGATGGTCAAATGATTGTCTGGGATGTTAAG TCCCTGGAGAGTTCCATTGCAGGACTGAGGATTTCTTAA
- the LOC125667969 gene encoding actin-related protein 2/3 complex subunit 1A-like isoform X1 — protein MSAHSFGVIPITCHAWNGKGSEIAISRSDQNIEIYKKSPSGYDLTATLSEHGQRVTGIDWDPKNNRIVTSGADRNAYVWEFRDGNWKPCLVILRINRAATCVKWSPNGDKFAVGSGSRLISICYFEEENHWWVSKHIKKPIRSTVTCLDWHPNNVLIAAGSSDFKARIFSAYIKEIESKPTATCWGAKMPFANCMFEVSNGGGGWVQGVSFSANGDLLAFVGHDSSISVVNGANQQQLAVLKGSYLPMMSLTWVGANSIVTAGHDCLPKLFKYSDGNVTFVNDLDIPKEKETGTMSAMNRFRNLDKKATAEGTTDLKTKHQNTITQVSIYSGTKDNCSKFSTTGKDGQMIVWDVKVRIITFCLHFKIQGQFFF, from the exons ATGTCTGCTCACAGCTTTGGGGTAATTCCAATAACCTGCCATGCATGGAACGGAAAAGGTTCAG AAATAGCAATATCCAGGAGTGaccaaaatattgaaatttacaaaaagtcaCCCTCTGGATATGATTTGACTGCTACTCTGTCTGAGCATGGTCAGAGAGTTACAGGAATAGACTGGGATCCCAAGAACAATAGAATTGTCACCAGTGGTGCT GATAGAAATGCTTATGTGTGGGAGTTTCGAGATGGTAACTGGAAGCCTTGCTTGGTTATTCTGAGAATCAACCGGGCTGCCACCTGTGTCAAGTGGTCACCAAATG GAGACAAATTTGCAGTTGGCAGTGGCTCCAGGCTGATTTCCATTTGttattttgaagaagaaaatcaTTGGTGGGTCAGCAAACACATCAAGAAACCTATCAGATCGACTGTAACCTG TTTAGACTGGCATCCAAACAATGTGTTGATCGCTGCAGGATCTTCAGATTTTAAAGCAAG gATCTTCTCTGCTTATATCAAGGAAATTGAAAGCAAACCAACAGCAACCTGCTGGGGGGCCAAAATGCCTTTTGCAAACTGCATGTTTGAGGTTTCCAATGGAGGAG gtgGATGGGTCCAAGGTGTTTCTTTCTCAGCAAATGGTGACCTGTTGGCTTTTGTGGGTCACGATTCCAGCATCAGTGTGGTCAATGGAGCCAACCAACAACA ATTAGCTGTACTGAAGGGATCCTATCTTCCTATGATGAGTCTAACATGGGTGGGAGCCAACAGTATTGTGACTGCA GGCCATGACTGTCTcccaaaattgttcaaatacaGTGATGGGAATGTGACCTTTGTCAATGACCTTGACATTCCAAAGGAGAAGGAGACTGGGACAATGAG TGCCATGAACCGTTTCCGAAACCTGGACAAGAAGGCAACAGCGGAGGGCACCACTGACTTAAAAACGAAGCACCAAAATACAATCAC GCAAGTGTCTATTTACTCAGGAACTAAAGACAACTGCAGCAAGTTTTCCACTACAGGAAAAGATGGTCAAATGATTGTCTGGGATGTTAAGGTACGGATTATCACATTCTGTCTACACTTCAAGATCCaaggccaattttttttttaa